One segment of Panicum virgatum strain AP13 chromosome 3K, P.virgatum_v5, whole genome shotgun sequence DNA contains the following:
- the LOC120701456 gene encoding cytochrome P450 71A1-like — MAPPQLDSNLALFLLFAAPCFVIVGRLLHRRPRRSNCGRVLPPSPLGLPIIGNMHQLGRGHHHRKLQALARRHGDIFLLRLGSVPALVVSSASVAEEVLKNQDHVFCGRPQQRTACGILYGCRDVGFSPYGERWRQLRRIAIVHLLGAKRVDSLRALREEEVASLVARVRAATGTSDDSRGKLRAVNLSELIVSLTYTVISKAAFGNKLGGMDPGSFRAMMKEVTDLLETVAVSDMFPRLRWVDLATGLDAKMRRVAGKLDDVLERALQEHERKPEDEDEAADLLDDLLLVIKEGGEGLNLDRIDVKGLILDLFIGGIDTTSKAIEWAMAYLIKNPREMARVQEEVRQVAGAQGVLEEHLGRMSRPQAALKEAMRLHPPVPLLIPRETIQDTKLHGYDIPAKTRVIINAWAIGRDNESWENAEEFLPDRFVRNAIDYNGKDFRFIPFSSGRRGCPGIAFATRLAELALANLMCHFDWELPEGQDVESFEVVESSGLSPALKFGLILVAKPPRA, encoded by the exons ATGGCTCCGCCTCAGCTCGATTCCAACCtagccctcttcctcctcttcgcGGCTCCATGTTTCGTCATCGTCGGACGCCTTCTTcatcggcggccgcgccgcagCAATTGTGGCCGAGTACTGCCGCCTTCGCCCCTGGGGCtgcccatcatcggcaacatgCACCAGCTCGGCCGGGGGCACCACCACCGGAAGCTGCAGGCGCtcgcgcggcggcacggcgacatcttcctcctccggctggGCTCCGTGCCTGCCCTGGTGGTTTCCTCGGCCTCCGTGGCCGAGGAGGTGCTCAAGAACCAGGACCACGTCTTCTGCGGCCGCCCGCAGCAGCGCACGGCCTGCGGCATCCTCTACGGCTGCCGGGACGTCGGCTTCAGCCCCTACGGCGAGCGGTGGCGCCAGCTTCGCCGCATCGCCATCGTGCATCTCCTCGGAGCGAAGCGGGTCGACTCCCTGCGCGCGCTccgggaggaggaggtcgcGTCGTTGGTGGCTCGGGTCCGCGCCGCCACGGGGACCTCGGATGATAGCAGGGGCAAACTCCGAGCAGTGAACTTGAGCGAGCTCATCGTGAGCTTAACCTATACCGTCATCTCGAAGGCGGCGTTCGGGAACAAGCTCGGCGGCATGGATCCCGGGAGTTTCCGCGCGATGATGAAGGAGGTCACCGATCTGCTGGAAACGGTCGCGGTGAGCGACATGTTCCCGCGACTCCGGTGGGTGGACTTGGCGACGGGGCTCGACGCGAAGATGAGGAGGGTGGCGGGCAAGCTTGACGACGTTCTCGAGAGAGCACTCCAGGAGCACGAGAGGAAGCCTGAAGACGAGGATGAGGCTGCTGACCTTCTTGACGACTTGCTTTTGGTGATCAAGGAGGGCGGTGAGGGGCTTAACCTGGATAGGATTGATGTCAAGGGGCTCATCTTG GACCTTTTTATAGGAGGAATCGATACAACTTCCAAGGCGATAGAGTGGGCAATGGCCTATCTGATCAAGAACCCAAGAGAAATGGCCAGAGTGCAAGAAGAGGTGAGGCAGGTTGCAGGGGCACAAGGAGTCCTAGAGGAGCATCTTGGGAGGATGAGCAGACCGCAGGCAGCCCTGAAAGAAGCCATGCGGCTACATCCACCGGTGCCGCTGCTTATCCCCCGTGAAACGATCCAGGACACCAAACTCCACGGCTACGACATCCCTGCAAAGACTAGGGTCATCATCAACGCATGGGCGATCGGGAGGGACAATGAGTCATGGGAGAACGCTGAGGAGTTCCTGCCAGACAGGTTCGTGCGCAACGCCATCGACTACAATGGCAAAGATTTTCGGTTCATACCATTCAGCTCTGGAAGGAGGGGATGCCCTGGCATTGCATTCGCGACACGCCTCGCCGAGCTTGCGCTGGCCAATTTGATGTGCCATTTCGACTGGGAGCTGCCGGAGGGCCAGGATGTCGAGTCATTTGAGGTTGTGGAGTCTAGTGGTCTGTCACCTGCTCTTAAGTTTGGCCTCATCCTTGTCGCGAAACCTCCGCGAGCATGA
- the LOC120699173 gene encoding cytochrome P450 71A1-like produces MIVARSHRAHMAPVQLDPDLLLLTVVFVVSCFVIARCLRSGRKDGGRVLLLPPSPPPLPITGNLHQLGRSHYHRRLRELARRHGPLFLLRLGSVPTVVVSSAAVAEEVLRTQDHVFCSRPPQRTARGLLYGCRDVAFSPYGERWRQLRRIAALRLLSARRVDSFRALREEEVASFLDRIRAAGAHREDGRRAGVNLSELLVGLTYAVISKAAFGNRLGGMEPGAVRAMMEETSELLETIAVGDVFPRLRWVDWATGLDARIKRTAAKLDAVMEGALQEHEKGGGGGGNDGEADDLLDDLLSAVKEGGARLNLDRTDVKGLILDLFLGGTDTTAKTVEWTMAELVNYPDELEKVQAEVRQVVGPHGSVSEERLSSMSRLQAAMKEALRLHPPVPMLVPRVAIHDTRLRGHDVPAGTRVVVNAWAIGRDGESWGEDADAFRPERWLARGAAADYGGRDARFIPFGAGRRGCPGVGFATRLAELALASMLYHFDWGLPGGQDAGSFELVESSGIAAGLKSPLTLVAEPFRP; encoded by the exons ATGATCGTCGCACGCTCGCACCGCGCCCACATGGCTCCCGTTCAGCTCGACCCTGACCTGCTCCTCCTCACCGTCGTTTTCGTGGTTTCCTGTTTCGTCATCGCCAGATGCCTCCGGTCAGGCCGCAAGGACGGCGGccgggtgctgctgctgcctccttCCCCTCCGCCGCTGCCCATCACCGGCAACCTCCACCAGCTCGGGCGGAGCCACTACCACCGGCGGCTGCGGGAGCTGGCGCGCCGCCACGGCCCGCTtttcctcctccgcctcggctCCGTGCCCACCGTCGTGGTCTCCTCGGCCGCCGTGGCCGAGGAGGTGCTCCGGACCCAGGACCACGTCTTCTGCAGCCGCCCGCCGCAGCGCACGGCCCGCGGCCTCCTCTACGGCTGCCGCGACGTCGCCTTCAGCCCCTACGGCGAGCGGTGGCGCCAGCTGCGCCGCATCGCCGCCCTCCGCCTGCTCAGCGCGAGGCGGGTCGACTCCTTCCGCGCGCTccgggaggaggaggtcgcGTCCTTCCTGGACCGGATCCGCGCCGCGGGTGCTCACCGTGAGGACGGGCGCCGAGCCGGGGTCAACCTGAGCGAGCTGCTCGTCGGCCTGACCTACGCCGTCATCTCCAAGGCGGCGTTCGGGAACAGGCTCGGCGGGATGGAACCCGGGGCGGTCCGAGCGATGATGGAGGAGACGAGCGAGCTGCTGGAGACGATCGCGGTGGGCGACGTGTTCCCGCGACTCCGGTGGGTGGACTGGGCGACGGGGCTCGACGCGAGGATAAAGAGGACGGCGGCCAAGCTTGACGCCGTGATGGAGGGAGCGCTCCAGGAGCACGagaaaggcggcggcggcggcgggaacgaCGGCGAGGCCGATGACCTCCTCGACGACTTGCTCTCGGCCGTGAAGGAGGGCGGCGCCAGGTTGAACCTCGACAGGACTGACGTCAAGGGACTCATCCTT GACCTTTTCCTAGGAGGCACGGACACAACTGCCAAGACGGTGGAGTGGACGATGGCCGAGCTGGTGAACTACCCAGACGAGCTGGAGAAAGTACAAGCCGAGGTGCGGCAGGTTGTGGGGCCGCACGGCAGCGTCTCGGAGGAGCGGCTGAGCTCCATGTCACGGCTGCAGGCCGCCATGAAGGAGGCTCTGCGCCTGCACCCGCCGGTGCCGATGCTCGTGCCCCGCGTGGCCATCCACGACACCAGGCTCCGCGGCCACGACGTCCCGGCCGGGACCCGGGTCGTCGTGAACGCGTGGGCGATCGGCCGGGACGGTGAGTCCTGGGGGGAGGACGCGGACGCGTTCCGGCCGGAGAGGTGGctcgcgcgcggcgccgccgccgactacgGCGGGCGGGACGCCCGGTTCATCCCGTTCGGCGCGGGGAGGAGAGGGTGCCCCGGCGTCGGCTTCGCGACGCGCCTCGCGGAGCTCGCGCTCGCCAGCATGCTCTACCATTTCGACTGggggctgccgggcggccaggacgCCGGCTCGTTCGAGCTCGTCGAGTCGAGTGGGATCGCCGCGGGTCTCAAGTCCCCCCTGACCCTCGTCGCGGAACCCTTCCGTCC